Sequence from the Terriglobia bacterium genome:
CGCTTCTTCGAGTTGTGGAAAGAGTTTCTCGTCTTGTTGGAACTCGCGCGGATGAACGCACCGGCGGCTGCCGCGCAGTTTGACGGGATGTTTCAGGTGAAGCATCTCATGGTAGACGAGATACTCGATCGCGTACTTCGGCACGCGCGGGTGGTCGAAAATCTTGCTGACGACGATAGCATTGTGAGCGGGATCATAGTGGCCGAGCGCATTGCGCGCGTGCACGCTGCTCCACGTCATCTGCGGACGCGCGAGCAGGCCATAGAAGAAGCGCGTGTTGAGGTCGTCAAAGATGGCGTCGAGGTCATAGCTGTGTCCCTTGGCGCTGACGATCTTCTTGCGGCCGCGCATCTGGCGAACGAGATGCGCCTTGCGGGAGAGATCGTGGCTGGAAACGTATCGGCGATAGCGCGTGGCGTGCTCGGGTTCAATGGGCTTGCGGTAGATCTTCGCGATGAGGATGTGAAAGATGGCGTGCAGGACACTTTCGGGCGCGCCTTCCAGCAGATCGG
This genomic interval carries:
- a CDS encoding M48 family peptidase, producing the protein MPEFEIRFYPFANINNTIRLRDNVLKLRISDLLEGAPESVLHAIFHILIAKIYRKPIEPEHATRYRRYVSSHDLSRKAHLVRQMRGRKKIVSAKGHSYDLDAIFDDLNTRFFYGLLARPQMTWSSVHARNALGHYDPAHNAIVVSKIFDHPRVPKYAIEYLVYHEMLHLKHPVKLRGSRRCVHPREFQQDEKLFPQLEEAKEYLKRL